In Juglans regia cultivar Chandler chromosome 13, Walnut 2.0, whole genome shotgun sequence, the DNA window TTAATTGAATAATGTTTCGTACAGTTTAGAGCGttgtataattatttcaaaaataacttaaaatttcttattaattttttttatataaattctgtattttttttttaaaattacgtTACGCTTAGAGGAGATGTTtagatttgaagatgacttgagatgatttgagatgagttaagatgaattgtaaatagtaatgagatgaattgtaaatagtagtgagatttgtgagttaaagttactgaatagtaataaataatagtgagatgaattgagatgacttgcgaatccaaacgtctccatAATCTACGAtggtaaatatcatttattcatttaatgaaaCCGTCACCGTTGGAAGGAAATAAATTCCAAAACCGTGTTTATTTTTTACGAAGATTCTCGCAGCTACGTTAGTAGGTTGGTGACCACAAAAACTTCGGTGAGTATGTCTCTGCCTCGCTGATAACATGAAAACGAAAGTGAAAGAGACCCGAATAACTTATTGTCAAGGCAACTCAAAAGACTTCCTAAACAAACAAGGCGACTTCTGTGATATGGGCCATGTGCTGTGTTCAGAATCTAAAAGCTGATGCTGCTGCTGAAAGGAATGGGAATGTCAAAGTTCAAGTTACTAAATGCAGCGTGTCAAGGACTCAAGTAGATGCCAATCTGTGCATGTGAAATAACGTGCAACTTGTCTGCTGTAGAAGGCTAGAGGTCAACATGATTGTCAATTGCCCGGGGGGATGACTTGTACAAGCAGTACTCTAGTAAAACCGtcaaattgcaaaaaaatatgTTAGGACTTGCTGATAATGATGCTATAGTAGCAGCAGCAAAAGAAGGATGATCAGTAACAATGTCAACTGTCAGCTGTAGACTTGCATGTTGTATCCATTTCACAGGTTAATTCTCGAGTAGTGTAGCATGCCAAAAAGTGTGAGACTCTAGTGAGGCAGTGTCATTAAAACCTAAAGATGCACATATGGGCAAAGGTCTCtaggcataaaaaaaaaaaaaaaaaaaaaaactcttttaatcCTTGATATAAACTTCATCTGCATAAAATTCTGACCTATACATTTGCAGGGCTTTGCATGAACATGAGAATGAGCGCATGTCACGGGCAAAGTTCTTCGTGATTGCATTAATCTGCAGTTTCTCATGGTACCTGGTCCCAGGGTACCTCTTCTCAACACTCACAAACATATCATGGGTCTGCTGGGTATTCTCCAAGTCAGTTACAGCCCAGCAGCTCGGTTCTGGCATGCGAGGACTTGGACTTGGAGCTCTGACACTTGACTGGTCTGCTGTGGCATCTTTCTTGTTCAGCCCCCTCATCAGCCCTTTTTTCTCCATCGTCAACATTTTTGCAGGCTACGTATTGATAGTTTACATTGCAATCCCAACAGCATACTGGGCATTTGACATGTACAATGCAAGTAGATTTCCTATTTTCTCGTCACACTTGTTTACAGCCCAAGGTCAAAAATACAACATATCAGGTATTGTAAATGACAAGTTTGAGCTAGATCTAGCAAAGTATCAGGAGCAAGGACGGATTCACTTGAGCATGTTTTTTGCTCTCACCTATGGCTTTGGATTTGCCACAATCGCATCCACCCTCACACATGTGGCATTTTTCTATGGCAGGTATATTCCCAATCAATTCTCAGGTGGTTAGATGTGAGATCTTTTCATTGTTTCAAGAAACAGTAAGAATTGTACTTGTTAAGTTGAAGAAATAATTCTGTGGTCTGTCTGTATCATTAATTTACCAAAAACAGAATACCTACAagatttgaaagtattttgccTTCAATGTGCCAGATTTATTCCTCATCACAACAAGGTTTATTCTTTCTCAACGTGgctttaaaatttgaacacTATACGTTCTTTGGAAAATGAGCCAAGACGTTAAACAATACTCACAACTTCTAAAAAATTCCTGTTTATCCTATTCTCGGGAGTGCCCTTTCTGTATGCATGTGTATAAATGtctgtatgtatgtatagataCACTTAAAGATTCACATAATCCAGATAGATAAGACCCTTTTCAAAGGAATCAAGAACACAAACACCCTTCTCTCCCAAAAAGCTTGTAAGGTTAtgaattttgtataattatatttgtgAAGTCTCATGttgtataaaacaaaatatgtacAGGGAAATTTATGAGCGGTATCATGCTTCTTACAAGGGCAAGGAGGACATCCATACCAAATTGATGAGGAGATACAAGGACATACCTACCTGGTGGTTCTACATTCTGCTTGGTGTGACACTTGCAGTTTCCTTATTACTCtgcatatttttaaacaatCAGGTTCAGATGCCATGGTGGGGACTCCTCTTTGCTGCAGTCATGGCCTTTATTTTCACTCTTCCAATCAGCATCATAACTGCCACAACAAACCAGGTTATTGGGAGAATACATTTTTCTACTTCTTTTGCTCATCTTGCGGCAAGAGATCTATATATCTTAAGTAATCGAAATTACCATTAATGGGTTATCTCAACTGTGTCATGCAAGCTGTGTCATGCCAAACTTACTTTTTCATACATCACATAAGACTCATGAACCTCTACTAGGTTTAATAATATAAGGATACAATTTAACATACTTCAAAGAAACTagctattatattaaatcaGCTCCACTCAGATAGAACTACCATATCACATCACTATAATTAATGATTTTGCTTgtttcatcatcattttctctAATTCAGACATTAATATAAGCACATTTTTCATTTCCATAATTGTATAAAAGTTGCTATTTTTCAATTAACAATCTAATGTTCGATATACAGACACCAGGGCTAAACATTATCACGGAGTATGCAATGGGTCTAATATACCCCGGAAGACCAATAGCCAATGTTTGCTTCAAAACCTATGGATACATGAGCATGGCTCAGGCTGTCTCTTTCCTCAGTGATTTTAAGCTGGGACACTACATGAAGATTCCTCCAAGATCAATGTTCTTAGTTCAGGTACAATTTTCTTTCCTACAATCAACAAATCAAAAGAAACGAACATAAGTTACGACATTGATTTACCATTGTTCAGACAGTAGATCTTCTTAATACTTGAGTAAGGTACAAATTGCTTGATAATTCGCATGGAGAAGCAAAGCATATTAGATTTGTATAGGAAAGTTTTTCACCTAATTTCATGCCCTTAGAACGACAATTTAAATTATCTTTAAACTTCCCAATTTCTTcaagctattttttttctcattttttctacAACATTATTGATAAGTTTTTCCACTGCTGCATTGATGCATGTCTATTACTAGTTCATAGGAACAATTCTGGCTGGAACCATCAACCTTGCGGTGGCAATGTGGTTGCTAGACTCCATAAAGAACATATGCCAGGATGATCTTCTTCCCGCTGACAGTCCCTGGACATGCCCTGGAGACCGAGTCTTCTTTGATGCATCCGTAATATGGGGTCTGGTAGGACCAAAGCGGATCTTCGGGACACTTGGAAACTATGGGATGATGAATTGGTTCTTCCTTGGAGGTGCAATAGGGCCATTTATTGTTTGGCTGTTGCACAAGGCATTTCCCAAGCAAAATTGGATTCCTCTCATTAACCTTCCAGTCCTTCTTGGAGCAACTGGAATGATGCCACCAGCAACACCATTGAACTACAATGCATGGATTCTTGTCGGaacaattttcaactttttcatcttccGTTACAGAAAGCAGTGGTGGCAGAGGTACAATTACATTCTTTCAGCAGCATTGGATGCTGGCGTGGCTTTCATGGGAGTGCTATTGTACTTTTCAGTGGGCATGGAAGAGAAAGGTTTGACCTGGTGGGGTACTGATGGTGAACATTGTCCATTAGCAACATGTCCAACAGCCAAGGGCATAGCTGTTGATGGTTGTCCAGTGAACTAACTTGAATGCTTCTGTCATACAAGATTTTCGCTTCTAATGTTGTGCAACATATACAAGTAGGAATTACTATGATCGTGGGATTTTAAATTTGGACTAGATAAATGGTGGCGATGTTATGCATTATAGAAGTCATAATATTTTGTGCAAATTAACCTTTTGAGTTTATGTGCATATTGATGTGTGTATCTTTTGATTTAGCCCTTAGCAGCaataaaccctttttttttttttaataccttaGCAGCAATAAACCTGACTCAACAGAAACTGCATCCAAGCAACATAGTCATGATTCAAAATCTCTATAGAGGAATTCCCATCATTAACATtgcattattatattttttctgatGATGTGGAAGCTCATCCAGGCAAAGGTTCTTTGGACCCACCCCATGAGTAAAATCCCAAGTAGATGACCCCACCCATCATCATGGGGATGGTTGCAATGACTATAAATGAGATTTTGCAAAAGTATGTGGAGTATCACTATAAACAAGTGCAAGTATGGCTAGATTAACatcatatatacaatgaaaataTTGGAAAAATAAAGCATCCTTGTTATGAAGAACTTTTCTTATACAATGGGAGATAtgatatatacatttttttataagaagaatttattaatccacataattaggcataaTCCAAGTACAtatgaagtatacaagagaacaactcctaattacaagctaagtgCTGGGGAGATACAGTATAAAATACAGCACATGTCAGAGCATTAGCATATTGGATTGACCAtcccattcttcaaattttgactaatatgtaactttttcactcttagctaatcattcaaaacttgaaagctacattgaattagtcatcatactctataataataaaatattattatttattattttttaattttttaatattttttttcgtaacctccaacaatcatattcattttcattttcacaatccaataaacaaaggaatattattatatacatgaaATGCTTTAAGGAAAAATGAGAACaatatgaagaacaatttatactatatcaatatccaaatataAAAGTTTCATCACTGTCCACTATACAACATTCATATATAGTTACTGCCCACATTCACAAACACTCATATTTGTGacccaaaataacaaaaaaccaCAAAATAGCATAGGCTCCAACCCCAAAACAAATCaaccacaaaataaaaacaacccCAAATCATTACACCAACAAAAGACTACACATCTTCAAAAGGTTGAGATagagatggagatgaaaatcGCTTCCTTGATTTCTCGAAAACCTCTTTTTGAAGATTCAAGAAATACTCTTGCTGCATTCCATTCATGCCAGCAAGATCCATCTTCATTATCTCCATATCGATCTTCATTTTCTCCGTATCATAACAGTGCTACTGAAACAACAGCCACAATCTCAAGTATTCACACATATTCACACATAATCTCATGCAAGCAGATCTAATATTGCATTGCTTAAAGACAATACTTCcttcaaaaaatttcattttgtatTGAGATGAATGGAGCATATCTGAAAAAGTTACCCAACATTACAAGTGCTACCTATTTCACATCATGAGAATAGTTCATGTTTCACCATGAATATTACAGGAGCATATCTGAATGTTTTCATTATGCTTTTAAATTCTTACCTATTGAGAATAAcccaaaaaattaaaggaaaacttcTTGCTCCTAACTATATAGATTTAAACAATTCTTGAAACTTTGTTACCAGAATGGCATGTCTTGAAACTTTGTTACCAGAAGCAGTATTCACACAATTCTgtttatttagatttaaaagTAGGTATTGttcaccaaaaaaattaaatatagtcgagttatttttattcaaagagTAGGATTAGCTTTTATCCTTCAATTGGAGTCTGCTTGCAATCCAAATCATGGTAACCTCTAATTACATGGCTGATGGTAATCTGAACTTCTTCAAGTTATACAAATATGCAATATCTGTAATATGCAATCCAAAAGCACTTTTTCCCCCaacttttttcttctacttttcagAGTAATGAGGAATGATGCACCATCTCCAATTTACAGAGCATTCTTCAAGTTATACAAACTAACACACGAAAATGAAATTTACAGCAGTTTCCAGAGCAAACACCAACACTAACAGCAGTTTACAGAAGCCAATGAAATTTTAATAACTTGTATACAAGCAGCAAAACTAGGAAACATAAATGAAATTGAGCCCTATCGTgttaaaatcaaaactaaaaattgaaaaactcttgctgaaaacaaaatca includes these proteins:
- the LOC109010033 gene encoding oligopeptide transporter 4-like; the encoded protein is MGTLDIQTPSKSTDPEKHIPSGGEHADEEELSPIEEVRLTVANTDDPTLPIWTFRMWFLGLLSCALLSFLNQFFAYRTEPLIITQITVQVATLPIGRFMASVLPKTKFRIPGFGSRTFSVNPGPFNMKEHVLISIFANAGSAFGSGSAYAVGIVTIIKAFYHRNISFVAGWLLITTTQVLGYGWAGLLRKYVVEPAHMWWPGTLVQVSLFRALHEHENERMSRAKFFVIALICSFSWYLVPGYLFSTLTNISWVCWVFSKSVTAQQLGSGMRGLGLGALTLDWSAVASFLFSPLISPFFSIVNIFAGYVLIVYIAIPTAYWAFDMYNASRFPIFSSHLFTAQGQKYNISGIVNDKFELDLAKYQEQGRIHLSMFFALTYGFGFATIASTLTHVAFFYGREIYERYHASYKGKEDIHTKLMRRYKDIPTWWFYILLGVTLAVSLLLCIFLNNQVQMPWWGLLFAAVMAFIFTLPISIITATTNQTPGLNIITEYAMGLIYPGRPIANVCFKTYGYMSMAQAVSFLSDFKLGHYMKIPPRSMFLVQFIGTILAGTINLAVAMWLLDSIKNICQDDLLPADSPWTCPGDRVFFDASVIWGLVGPKRIFGTLGNYGMMNWFFLGGAIGPFIVWLLHKAFPKQNWIPLINLPVLLGATGMMPPATPLNYNAWILVGTIFNFFIFRYRKQWWQRYNYILSAALDAGVAFMGVLLYFSVGMEEKGLTWWGTDGEHCPLATCPTAKGIAVDGCPVN